The Thermodesulfobacteriota bacterium genome window below encodes:
- a CDS encoding peroxiredoxin has product MAKSLGIFVTDDGNMPHIMGIVKAATAKGSKVKIFFTWKGTRLARHPDFPALCAMAEVAICADSYGKMGYDKSVPPEGLTEKQMSTQAQHGYIIEGCDRYLTL; this is encoded by the coding sequence ATGGCAAAGAGTCTTGGCATCTTCGTGACAGACGACGGCAACATGCCCCACATCATGGGCATCGTCAAGGCGGCCACGGCGAAAGGCTCGAAGGTGAAGATCTTCTTCACCTGGAAGGGAACCAGGCTGGCCAGGCACCCGGACTTCCCGGCCCTGTGCGCCATGGCCGAGGTGGCCATCTGTGCCGACAGCTACGGCAAGATGGGCTACGACAAGAGCGTACCCCCGGAGGGCCTCACGGAAAAGCAGATGTCCACCCAGGCCCAGCACGGCTACATCATCGAAGGCTGCGACCGCTATCTCACCCTGTAG